The Fimbriimonas ginsengisoli Gsoil 348 genome window below encodes:
- a CDS encoding helix-turn-helix domain-containing protein has translation MELRRSRLFLQSPLNDRLQQFILQSRQKAGMSQRELASKLGVRQTMVARIEQGNRSVDLGEFVAICRLLGENPSEVLTSLLSHDPSAADAKE, from the coding sequence GTGGAATTGAGGCGCTCGCGACTCTTCCTTCAATCTCCGCTTAACGACCGCCTGCAGCAGTTCATTCTCCAGTCGCGCCAAAAGGCCGGAATGTCTCAACGGGAACTCGCATCGAAGCTCGGCGTTCGCCAAACGATGGTCGCGAGAATCGAGCAAGGAAATCGCTCGGTCGATCTGGGAGAGTTCGTCGCAATATGTCGGCTCCTGGGTGAAAACCCTTCCGAGGTGCTTACGTCGCTTCTCAGTCATGATCCATCGGCTGCCGACGCTAAGGAGTGA